From Trichoplusia ni isolate ovarian cell line Hi5 chromosome 22, tn1, whole genome shotgun sequence, a single genomic window includes:
- the LOC113504473 gene encoding leucine-rich repeat-containing protein 23-like — MLKSHFNLVYDDEEPKAEEEHEQEAEEAPESEVIPERVLKRSEISVRLSMLGKTAEGDGYTYLKATLTAMKLTDIVSVKFFTHLMFLDVSENYLDNKALQAVSELPCLIFLQADKNRITSAALKRMKYLQVIVMNHNQISSVSDIYQDQISTIEIGYNKIQKVAFPYGLFQLKVIDLRYNEITEITGFDLPNLDSLYLAGNKITSLVGLEKLVNLRILHVRNNPIKLLNGFDEGLKKLTYINLRNCKVTTLKQVKKLRVLPALETLNMRGCPYMGGPGEEGADGADEEEDPDIRIETLAALPRLKRINKDPVSPEERDEAKEMMTQWIEEGEKDEEEIEEEHEEETVHED; from the exons ATGTTGAAATCTCATTTCAATCTAGTTTATGACGATGAAGAGCCTAAAGCTGAGGAGGAACATGAGCAGGAAGCTGAGGAGGCACCGGAAAGTGAAGTTATTCCTGAAAGGGTTCTCAAGAGGTCGGAGATCAGCGTCCGGCTCAGTATGCTCGGGAAAACGGCAGAAGGAGACGG ATATACATATCTGAAGGCGACCCTAACGGCAATGAAACTAACAGACATTGTCAGCGTCAAATTCTTCACACATCTTATGTTCTTAGATGTATCCGAAAACTATTTAGATAATAAGGCCTTGCAAGCCGTCAGTGAGCTaccatgtttaatatttttacaagcaGACAAAAACAGAATTACTTCAGCAGCATTGAAAAGAATGAAGTACCTCCAAGTGATCGTAATGAACCATAATCAAATAAGCTCGGTTTCTGATATATATCAAGATCAAATTAGTACTATAGAAATTGGttacaacaaaatacaaaaagtcgCCTTTCCGTACGGCCTGtttcaattgaaagttataGATCTCCGATACAATGAAATAACAGAAATCACTGGTTTCGATCTTCCCAATTTGGACAGTTTATACCTAGctggaaacaaaataacaagtttGGTCGGCTTAGAGAAATTAGTAAACTTGAGAATTCTTCATGTGCGAAACAATCCTATAAAACTGCTGAACGGTTTTGATGAAGGGCTTAAAAAGCTGACGTATATTAACCTGCGCAATTGTAAGGTGACAACACTAAAACAGGTCAAGAAATTGAGG GTTCTACCCGCGTTAGAGACTCTGAATATGAGAGGGTGTCCGTATATGGGGGGTCCGGGCGAGGAAGGTGCGGACGGCGCTGATGAAGAAGAAGACCCTGATATAAGGATAGAGACGCTGGCAGCCTTACCTCGTCTTAAGCGGATTAATAAGGATCCTGTATCCCCGGAAGAAAG AGATGAAGCTAAGGAAATGATGACGCAATGGATCGAAGAGGGAGAAAAGGATGAGGAAGAGATTGAGGAAGAACATGAAGAGGAAACAGTCCATGAAGATTAA